Proteins co-encoded in one Gossypium arboreum isolate Shixiya-1 chromosome 11, ASM2569848v2, whole genome shotgun sequence genomic window:
- the LOC108465672 gene encoding protein REVEILLE 5-like isoform X1: MVSVSPNPAPGFYFFDPMNMGLPGLSSLRPANAVAPPPPTTGSPYLEDPSKKIRKPYTITKSRESWTEQEHDKFLEALQLFDRDWKKIEAFVGSKTVIQIRSHAQKYFLKAQKNGATEHVPPPRPKRKSAHPYPQKAPKNAAVVPQVVGPFQSSSALLESGYTYRLDSSSVLEKPIAKGAWSSRGYDSVPPVTVSQRTKDDATFAGPNIAPNCCYSSSKESTPSIWSFGETIAQGDHRKQSRVVPDFSQVYTFLGSVFDPGASGHLQILKQMDPINVETVVLLMRNLATNLKSPEFEDQRRLLSTYDAESRGG, encoded by the exons ATGGTGTCCGTGAGCCCCAACCCGGCTCCTGGGTTTTACTTTTTCGATCCCATGAATATGGGTCTTCCTGGTCTTAGTTCTCTGCGGCCTGCCAACGCGGTGGCGCCTCCTCCCCCTACTACCGGTTCGCCGTATTTGGAGGATCCGAGTAAGAAGATCCGGAAGCCTTACACTATTACCAAGTCGAGAGAAAGCTGGACTGAGCAGGAGCACGATAAGTTTCTCGAAGCTCTTCAATT ATTTGATCGTGATTGGAAGAAGATTGAAGCATTTGTTGGGTCCAAGACAGTAATCCaa ATCCGTAGCCATGCACAAAAGTATTTCCTTAAGGCTCAAAAAAATGGGGCAACTGAACATGTACCTCCCCCTCGGCCAAAAAGGAAATCAGCTCATCCGTACCCACAAAAAGCTCCCAAAAATG CTGCTGTTGTACCCCAAGTGGTTGGACCGTTTCAATCTTCATCTGCCTTGCTTGAATCTGGTTATACCTACAGACTAGATTCATCATCAGTGCTTGAAAAGCCAATTGCTAAGGGAGCTTGGTCTTCCAGGGGTTACGACTCTGTCCCACCTGTCACTGTTTCTCAACGGACTAAAG ATGATGCAACATTTGCTGGACCAAATATTGCGCCCAACTGCTGTTACAGTAGTAGTAAGGAAAGCACTCCCAGTATTTGGTCATTTGGTGAAACAATTGCCCAAGGGGATCATAGGAAGCAATCTAGAG TTGTGCCAGATTTTTCTCAGGTGTACACTTTCCTTGGCAGTGTCTTTGACCCCGGTGCAAGTGGGCACTTGCAGATATTGAAGCAGATGGACCCAATAAATGTGGAAACA GTGGTGTTGTTGATGAGAAATCTTGCTACCAATTTGAAAAGCCCCGAGTTTGAGGATCAA AGAAGGTTGCTTTCAACGTATGATGCAGAGTCCAGAGGAGGTTAA
- the LOC108465673 gene encoding uncharacterized protein LOC108465673 isoform X1 — translation MSLENEGQHSLDQPADTSKEPQKKPRISYTRDFLLSLSELDVCKNLPLGFDHSILSDFEDTSQDRQRIPGTLSGYRRNEYSSSPPTRGDYSRGIHGRWDSRSSGKSDRDSDTQSDWDSDHGRRHGNQSRRSWQGPDHDGLLGSGSFPRPSGYMAGASGPKVRANDQYHLNRSNEPYHPPRPYKAVPHSRRETKDSYNDETFGSAEFTSEDRAEEERKRRASFESWRKEQQKAFQEKKINPERRKDDFDISELLKDSKGDKGVANRNKESDESIPASNIVSDKTSLHSQTPASRPLVPPGFTSTVLERNVGTKSSMHSHSSQVGSSEIDGNLSESKGSLLINGISDDLLGKHSKQCEEETLSEQRLESKNIHLLDNIKSVKAPNTPSALDKFNDTVSKDSQIYKSSSLSEAFIAPGNGEVTELDSKKLVADKIVTETNQDGSISILDKLFGTAVTANGGGSTNITAPNDSNTDETWASDNSHSSKFAHLFLDEEKKPTDDFSLGRPKDLLSFIQGGEKGGSHDRIATRHVEANFPFENSEPADGHVISNLMSPRIENSEQSWNIKDVNKLAAVPTVLTCEDLEKSILSEGTENDPRLPPAIEGRKIADVKCEKQEVIIDNHASQHLLSLLQNKTSVKNIASPSNLDVGSPERVHTVETASVDMAPCDSIDTNAENASSSGKSLTLETLFGSAFMKELQSVGAPASIQRASTDSARVDISESNWLPPHVTDDSLLPSAGHIVSNRTNFEKNILPFTQRERMKSDGIEEHLLGYNDAPSAADSSRIRAGLGSKLGGFDGSAEIGLPEEDSLLGVSNPVKLQNFMAGSAKSELLPSQETPIDVAEKLVALKAIFQDERPVVGGKEGPVFLPGPYDMRDPDIPSLNVQPSSPLLHPQLNHGGPMLHPLDSHRSNIGSQVKFVAPEGMIHHDAPPNHHLPANMLHPLHHPSSGLTGFDPPIHHPMLQQMHIPGNFPPIMQRGIPCVPPLAPHSTNQMAGLLPELNPMHGFPLGHGHRQPQPNFAGLGMPPGNDVGSGSHHPEALQRLIEMELRSKSKQMGPFGAPGHSQGQGMYGHEPDMGFQYR, via the exons ATGAGCTTAGAAAATGAAGGACAGCATTCCTTAGATCAGCCTGCGGATACCAGTAAGGAACCTCAAAA GAAACCAAGAATTTCATACACCAGAGACTTTTTATTGTCATTGAGTGAACTGGATGTTTGCAAAAATTTACCCCTGGGTTTTGATCATTCAATTTTGAG TGACTTTGAGGATACATCACAAGATCGGCAAAGAATTCCTGGCACCTTGTCAGGTTATAGACGTAATGAATATAGTTCTTCACCACCTACAAGAGGAGACTATTCCCGGGGCATTCATGGACGATGGGACAGCCGTTCTAGTGGAAAGAGTGATAGAGACAGTGATACTCAATCTGATTGGGACTCTG ATCATGGAAGACGCCATGGTAATCAATCCCGGCGGTCTTGGCAAGGTCCTGATCATGATGGGCTTTTGGGGAGTGGTTCTTTTCCTAGACCGTCTGGATATATGGCCGGAGCTTCTGGTCCAAAGGTTCGAGCTAATGACCAATACCATCTTAATAGAAGTAATGAGCCATACCATCCACCTCGCCCTTATAAG GCTGTACCTCATTCAAGGAGGGAAACTAAGGACTCATATAATGATGAAACATTTGGTTCCGCTGAGTTCACTAGTGAAGATAGAGCAGAAGAGGAAAGAAAGAGAAGAG CTTCCTTTGAGTCATGGAGGAAGGAACAACAGAAAGCTTTCCAGGAGAAGAAGATTAATCCTGAACGGCGTAAAGATGACTTCGATATTTCTGAATTGCTAAAGGACTCCAAAGGTGATAAAGGAGTTGCAAATAGAAACAAGGAATCGGATGAATCTATTCCAGCATCAAATATTGTTTCTGACAAAACTTCTCTTCACTCACAAACTCCTGCATCTAGACCACTTGTACCACCTGGTTTTACGAGCACAGTTTTGGAAAGGAATGTTGGAACCAAAAGTTCAATGCACTCCCATTCTTCACAG GTTGGGAGTTCTGAAATTGATGGCAACCTTTCAGAGTCCAAAGGCAGCCTTCTTATAAATGGGATTTCTGATGATCTTTTGGGCAAACATTCTAAGCAGTGTGAAGAGGAAACTTTGAGTGAGCAGAGGCTTGAAAGTAAAAACATTCACCTTTTAGACAATATTAAGAGTGTGAAGGCTCCAAATACCCCATCAGCTTTAGATAAATTTAATGACACAGTAAGCAAGGATTCCCAAATATACAAGAGTTCTAGTCTTTCAGAAGCCTTTATAGCCCCTGGGAATGGTGAAGTAACTGAACTTGATTCCAAGAAGCTCGTTGCTGATAAAATTGTGACTGAAACCAACCAGGATGGTTCAATTTCAATTCTAGACAAGCTTTTTGGAACTGCTGTAACAGCAAATGGAGGTGGCTCCACTAATATCACTGCG CCTAATGACAGCAACACAGATGAGACATGGGCCTCTGACAATTCGCATTCTTCTAAGTTTGCTCATTTGTTTCTTGATGAAG AAAAGAAGCCTACAGATGATTTCTCCCTTGGCAGGCCAAAAGACTTACTCTCTTTTATTCAGGGTGGTGAAAAAGGTGGTTCCCATGATAGGATAGCTACTAGGCATGTAGAGGCAAACTTTCCATTTGAAAACTCTGAACCTGCGGACGGGCATGTTATATCAAATTTGATGTCTCCTAGAATTGAAAACTCTGAGCAATCATGGAATATTAAGGATGTCAATAAATTAGCAGCAGTTCCAACTGTCCTCACATGCGAGGATCTTGAAAAGTCAATTCTGTCCGAAGGCACTGAAAATGATCCGAGGTTGCCTCCTGCTATTGAAGGACGGAAAATAGCTGATGTCAAATGTGAGAAGCAAGAAGTTATTATTGACAATCATGCATCCCAGCACCTTCTTTCATTGTTACAAAATAAAACAAGTGTGAAAAACATAGCATCACCTTCCAATCTTGACGTTGGGTCTCCAGAAAGGGTACACACTGTTGAAACAGCAAGTGTTGATATGGCACCTTGTGATTCAATAGACACAAATGCAGAAAATGCTTCCAGTTCAGGGAAGAGTCTAACTCTTGAAACACTTTTTGGAAGTGCTTTCATGAAAGAACTACAATCAGTTGGAGCACCAGCTTCTATTCAGAGGGCCTCAACGGATTCTGCAAGAGTTGATATATCCGAATCTAACTGGCTTCCCCCACATGTTACAGATGACAGTCTTCTTCCTTCTGCAGGTCACATTGTGTCAAACAGgactaattttgaaaaaaatattttaccaTTTACCCAGAGAGAGCGAATGAAATCTGATGGCATTGAAGAGCATTTGTTAGGCTATAATGATGCTCCATCTGCAGCAGATTCATCACGTATCCGAGCTGGATTAGGATCTAAACTTGGTGGTTTTGATGGATCTGCTGAAATTGGACTTCCTGAAGAGGATAGTTTGCTTGGTGTCAGTAATCCTGTGAAACTCCAGAATTTCATGGCTGGTAGTGCAAAATCAGAGTTACTGCCCTCCCAAGAGACACCGATTGATGTTGCTGAGAAGCTAGTAGCTTTAAAGGCCATCTTCCAGGATGAAAGACCTGTGGTAGGAGGGAAAGAAGGTCCCGTTTTTCTTCCTGGTCCCTATGACATGAGGGATCCAGATATTCCATCACTAAATGTCCAACCATCTTCTCCACTGCTTCATCCTCAATTGAATCATGGAGGTCCTATGCTTCATCCATTAGATTCTCATCGCTCTAACATCGGTTCTCAGGTGAAGTTCGTGGCTCCAGAAGGCATGATCCATCATGATGCCCCACCAAATCATCATTTACCTGCAAATATGCTTCATCCTCTCCATCATCCTAGCAGTGGACTAACTGGATTTGATCCTCCGATTCATCATCCTATGTTACAACAAATGCATATACCCGGAAACTTTCCTCCAATCATGCAACGTGGAATTCCCTGTGTTCCACCGCTGGCACCTCATTCAACTAATCAGATGGCTGGTTTGCTACCTGAATTGAATCCAATGCATGGTTTTCCATTGGGGCATGGTCACCGGCAGCCCCAACCCAACTTTGCTGGTCTTGGAATGCCTCCAG GTAATGATGTCGGCAGTGGGAGCCATCATCCTGAGGCATTGCAGAGGCTTATTGAGATGGAACTCAGGTCAAAGTCGAAGCAGATGGGCCCTTTTGGTGCACCTGGCCATAGTCAAGGCCAAGGTATGTATGGTCATGAGCCAGACATGGGTTTTCAGTATAGATAA
- the LOC108465672 gene encoding protein REVEILLE 5-like isoform X2, translating to MVSVSPNPAPGFYFFDPMNMGLPGLSSLRPANAVAPPPPTTGSPYLEDPSKKIRKPYTITKSRESWTEQEHDKFLEALQLFDRDWKKIEAFVGSKTVIQIRSHAQKYFLKAQKNGATEHVPPPRPKRKSAHPYPQKAPKNAAVVPQVVGPFQSSSALLESGYTYRLDSSSVLEKPIAKGAWSSRGYDSVPPVTVSQRTKDDATFAGPNIAPNCCYSSSKESTPSIWSFGETIAQGDHRKQSRDFSQVYTFLGSVFDPGASGHLQILKQMDPINVETVVLLMRNLATNLKSPEFEDQRRLLSTYDAESRGG from the exons ATGGTGTCCGTGAGCCCCAACCCGGCTCCTGGGTTTTACTTTTTCGATCCCATGAATATGGGTCTTCCTGGTCTTAGTTCTCTGCGGCCTGCCAACGCGGTGGCGCCTCCTCCCCCTACTACCGGTTCGCCGTATTTGGAGGATCCGAGTAAGAAGATCCGGAAGCCTTACACTATTACCAAGTCGAGAGAAAGCTGGACTGAGCAGGAGCACGATAAGTTTCTCGAAGCTCTTCAATT ATTTGATCGTGATTGGAAGAAGATTGAAGCATTTGTTGGGTCCAAGACAGTAATCCaa ATCCGTAGCCATGCACAAAAGTATTTCCTTAAGGCTCAAAAAAATGGGGCAACTGAACATGTACCTCCCCCTCGGCCAAAAAGGAAATCAGCTCATCCGTACCCACAAAAAGCTCCCAAAAATG CTGCTGTTGTACCCCAAGTGGTTGGACCGTTTCAATCTTCATCTGCCTTGCTTGAATCTGGTTATACCTACAGACTAGATTCATCATCAGTGCTTGAAAAGCCAATTGCTAAGGGAGCTTGGTCTTCCAGGGGTTACGACTCTGTCCCACCTGTCACTGTTTCTCAACGGACTAAAG ATGATGCAACATTTGCTGGACCAAATATTGCGCCCAACTGCTGTTACAGTAGTAGTAAGGAAAGCACTCCCAGTATTTGGTCATTTGGTGAAACAATTGCCCAAGGGGATCATAGGAAGCAATCTAGAG ATTTTTCTCAGGTGTACACTTTCCTTGGCAGTGTCTTTGACCCCGGTGCAAGTGGGCACTTGCAGATATTGAAGCAGATGGACCCAATAAATGTGGAAACA GTGGTGTTGTTGATGAGAAATCTTGCTACCAATTTGAAAAGCCCCGAGTTTGAGGATCAA AGAAGGTTGCTTTCAACGTATGATGCAGAGTCCAGAGGAGGTTAA
- the LOC108465673 gene encoding uncharacterized protein LOC108465673 isoform X2, translating to MAGASGPKVRANDQYHLNRSNEPYHPPRPYKAVPHSRRETKDSYNDETFGSAEFTSEDRAEEERKRRASFESWRKEQQKAFQEKKINPERRKDDFDISELLKDSKGDKGVANRNKESDESIPASNIVSDKTSLHSQTPASRPLVPPGFTSTVLERNVGTKSSMHSHSSQVGSSEIDGNLSESKGSLLINGISDDLLGKHSKQCEEETLSEQRLESKNIHLLDNIKSVKAPNTPSALDKFNDTVSKDSQIYKSSSLSEAFIAPGNGEVTELDSKKLVADKIVTETNQDGSISILDKLFGTAVTANGGGSTNITAPNDSNTDETWASDNSHSSKFAHLFLDEEKKPTDDFSLGRPKDLLSFIQGGEKGGSHDRIATRHVEANFPFENSEPADGHVISNLMSPRIENSEQSWNIKDVNKLAAVPTVLTCEDLEKSILSEGTENDPRLPPAIEGRKIADVKCEKQEVIIDNHASQHLLSLLQNKTSVKNIASPSNLDVGSPERVHTVETASVDMAPCDSIDTNAENASSSGKSLTLETLFGSAFMKELQSVGAPASIQRASTDSARVDISESNWLPPHVTDDSLLPSAGHIVSNRTNFEKNILPFTQRERMKSDGIEEHLLGYNDAPSAADSSRIRAGLGSKLGGFDGSAEIGLPEEDSLLGVSNPVKLQNFMAGSAKSELLPSQETPIDVAEKLVALKAIFQDERPVVGGKEGPVFLPGPYDMRDPDIPSLNVQPSSPLLHPQLNHGGPMLHPLDSHRSNIGSQVKFVAPEGMIHHDAPPNHHLPANMLHPLHHPSSGLTGFDPPIHHPMLQQMHIPGNFPPIMQRGIPCVPPLAPHSTNQMAGLLPELNPMHGFPLGHGHRQPQPNFAGLGMPPGNDVGSGSHHPEALQRLIEMELRSKSKQMGPFGAPGHSQGQGMYGHEPDMGFQYR from the exons ATGGCCGGAGCTTCTGGTCCAAAGGTTCGAGCTAATGACCAATACCATCTTAATAGAAGTAATGAGCCATACCATCCACCTCGCCCTTATAAG GCTGTACCTCATTCAAGGAGGGAAACTAAGGACTCATATAATGATGAAACATTTGGTTCCGCTGAGTTCACTAGTGAAGATAGAGCAGAAGAGGAAAGAAAGAGAAGAG CTTCCTTTGAGTCATGGAGGAAGGAACAACAGAAAGCTTTCCAGGAGAAGAAGATTAATCCTGAACGGCGTAAAGATGACTTCGATATTTCTGAATTGCTAAAGGACTCCAAAGGTGATAAAGGAGTTGCAAATAGAAACAAGGAATCGGATGAATCTATTCCAGCATCAAATATTGTTTCTGACAAAACTTCTCTTCACTCACAAACTCCTGCATCTAGACCACTTGTACCACCTGGTTTTACGAGCACAGTTTTGGAAAGGAATGTTGGAACCAAAAGTTCAATGCACTCCCATTCTTCACAG GTTGGGAGTTCTGAAATTGATGGCAACCTTTCAGAGTCCAAAGGCAGCCTTCTTATAAATGGGATTTCTGATGATCTTTTGGGCAAACATTCTAAGCAGTGTGAAGAGGAAACTTTGAGTGAGCAGAGGCTTGAAAGTAAAAACATTCACCTTTTAGACAATATTAAGAGTGTGAAGGCTCCAAATACCCCATCAGCTTTAGATAAATTTAATGACACAGTAAGCAAGGATTCCCAAATATACAAGAGTTCTAGTCTTTCAGAAGCCTTTATAGCCCCTGGGAATGGTGAAGTAACTGAACTTGATTCCAAGAAGCTCGTTGCTGATAAAATTGTGACTGAAACCAACCAGGATGGTTCAATTTCAATTCTAGACAAGCTTTTTGGAACTGCTGTAACAGCAAATGGAGGTGGCTCCACTAATATCACTGCG CCTAATGACAGCAACACAGATGAGACATGGGCCTCTGACAATTCGCATTCTTCTAAGTTTGCTCATTTGTTTCTTGATGAAG AAAAGAAGCCTACAGATGATTTCTCCCTTGGCAGGCCAAAAGACTTACTCTCTTTTATTCAGGGTGGTGAAAAAGGTGGTTCCCATGATAGGATAGCTACTAGGCATGTAGAGGCAAACTTTCCATTTGAAAACTCTGAACCTGCGGACGGGCATGTTATATCAAATTTGATGTCTCCTAGAATTGAAAACTCTGAGCAATCATGGAATATTAAGGATGTCAATAAATTAGCAGCAGTTCCAACTGTCCTCACATGCGAGGATCTTGAAAAGTCAATTCTGTCCGAAGGCACTGAAAATGATCCGAGGTTGCCTCCTGCTATTGAAGGACGGAAAATAGCTGATGTCAAATGTGAGAAGCAAGAAGTTATTATTGACAATCATGCATCCCAGCACCTTCTTTCATTGTTACAAAATAAAACAAGTGTGAAAAACATAGCATCACCTTCCAATCTTGACGTTGGGTCTCCAGAAAGGGTACACACTGTTGAAACAGCAAGTGTTGATATGGCACCTTGTGATTCAATAGACACAAATGCAGAAAATGCTTCCAGTTCAGGGAAGAGTCTAACTCTTGAAACACTTTTTGGAAGTGCTTTCATGAAAGAACTACAATCAGTTGGAGCACCAGCTTCTATTCAGAGGGCCTCAACGGATTCTGCAAGAGTTGATATATCCGAATCTAACTGGCTTCCCCCACATGTTACAGATGACAGTCTTCTTCCTTCTGCAGGTCACATTGTGTCAAACAGgactaattttgaaaaaaatattttaccaTTTACCCAGAGAGAGCGAATGAAATCTGATGGCATTGAAGAGCATTTGTTAGGCTATAATGATGCTCCATCTGCAGCAGATTCATCACGTATCCGAGCTGGATTAGGATCTAAACTTGGTGGTTTTGATGGATCTGCTGAAATTGGACTTCCTGAAGAGGATAGTTTGCTTGGTGTCAGTAATCCTGTGAAACTCCAGAATTTCATGGCTGGTAGTGCAAAATCAGAGTTACTGCCCTCCCAAGAGACACCGATTGATGTTGCTGAGAAGCTAGTAGCTTTAAAGGCCATCTTCCAGGATGAAAGACCTGTGGTAGGAGGGAAAGAAGGTCCCGTTTTTCTTCCTGGTCCCTATGACATGAGGGATCCAGATATTCCATCACTAAATGTCCAACCATCTTCTCCACTGCTTCATCCTCAATTGAATCATGGAGGTCCTATGCTTCATCCATTAGATTCTCATCGCTCTAACATCGGTTCTCAGGTGAAGTTCGTGGCTCCAGAAGGCATGATCCATCATGATGCCCCACCAAATCATCATTTACCTGCAAATATGCTTCATCCTCTCCATCATCCTAGCAGTGGACTAACTGGATTTGATCCTCCGATTCATCATCCTATGTTACAACAAATGCATATACCCGGAAACTTTCCTCCAATCATGCAACGTGGAATTCCCTGTGTTCCACCGCTGGCACCTCATTCAACTAATCAGATGGCTGGTTTGCTACCTGAATTGAATCCAATGCATGGTTTTCCATTGGGGCATGGTCACCGGCAGCCCCAACCCAACTTTGCTGGTCTTGGAATGCCTCCAG GTAATGATGTCGGCAGTGGGAGCCATCATCCTGAGGCATTGCAGAGGCTTATTGAGATGGAACTCAGGTCAAAGTCGAAGCAGATGGGCCCTTTTGGTGCACCTGGCCATAGTCAAGGCCAAGGTATGTATGGTCATGAGCCAGACATGGGTTTTCAGTATAGATAA